The Syngnathoides biaculeatus isolate LvHL_M chromosome 6, ASM1980259v1, whole genome shotgun sequence genome has a window encoding:
- the mafb gene encoding transcription factor Maf, translating to MASELAMSNSDLPTSPLAMEYVNDFDLMKFEVKKEPLEPERSISQCSRLLAGGSLSSTPMSTPCSSVPPSPSFSAPSPGSGSEQKAHLEDFYWMTGYQQQLNPEALGFSPEDAVEALISSSHPLQSFDGYGRGQQFAGGAAPAGAAAGEEMGSAAAVVSAVIAAAAAQTGAPHHHHHHHHHHHAGAHHPSSGSQSAGGGGAGANGGGGGGGGGGGGHHHSHSHNHNHHHPHLRLDERFSDEQLVTMSVRELNRQLRGVSKEEVIRLKQKRRTLKNRGYAQSCRYKRVQQRHVLEGEKTQLIQQVDHLKQEISRLARERDAYKEKYEKLITTGFRESGGSAGDHNPSSPEFFMTSRKFLHL from the coding sequence ATGGCATCAGAGCTGGCAATGAGCAACTCCGACCTGCCCACCAGTCCCCTGGCCATGGAATATGTTAATGACTTCGATCTGATGAAGTTTGAAGTGAAAAAGGAGCCGCTGGAGCCCGAGCGCAGCATCAGCCAGTGCAGCCGCCTGCTCGCCGGGGGATCCCTGTCTTCCACCCCGATGAGCACGCCCTGCAGCTCGGTGCCCCCTTCGCCAAGCTTCTCGGCGCCCAGTCCGGGATCGGGGAGCGAGCAGAAGGCGCACTTGGAGGATTTCTACTGGATGACCGGCTACCAACAGCAGCTCAACCCCGAGGCTCTGGGCTTCAGCCCGGAGGACGCCGTAGAGGCGCTGATCAGCAGCAGCCACCCGCTCCAGAGCTTCGACGGCTATGGCAGGGGCCAGCAGTTCGCCGGGGGGGCGGCCCCGGCGGGCGCCGCGGCCGGGGAGGAGATGGGCTCGGCGGCCGCCGTGGTGTCGGCGGTCATCGCCGCGGCCGCCGCGCAGACCGGCGcgccgcaccaccaccaccatcaccaccaccaccaccacgcggGGGCACACCACCCGTCCTCCGGCTCCCAGTCGGCCGGCGGAGGCGGCGCGGGGgccaacggcggcggcggcggcggcgggggcggcggcggcggccaccACCACAGCCACAGCCACAaccacaaccaccaccacccgcACCTGCGCCTGGACGAGCGCTTCTCCGACGAGCAGCTGGTCACCATGTCGGTGCGGGAGCTCAACCGGCAGCTGCGCGGCGTCAGCAAGGAGGAGGTGATCCGCCTCAAGCAGAAGAGGAGGACGCTCAAGAACCGCGGCTACGCCCAGTCGTGCCGCTACAAGCGCGTGCAGCAGCGGCACGTCCTGGAGGGCGAGAAGACGCAGCTCATCCAGCAGGTGGACCACCTCAAGCAGGAGATCTCGCGGCTGGCCAGGGAGAGGGACGCCTACAAGGAGAAGTACGAGAAGCTCATCACCACCGGCTTCAGGGAAAGCGGGGGCTCCGCCGGCGACCACAACCCCTCGTCGCCGGAGTTTTTCAT